The following are encoded together in the Macrobrachium nipponense isolate FS-2020 chromosome 14, ASM1510439v2, whole genome shotgun sequence genome:
- the LOC135226377 gene encoding uncharacterized protein LOC135226377, with protein MCLQPTTDVAVVNSALSQRQHHHSSERERNPILSIDILGLCADELYPPDQEKQELPSEEGPSPGEPDRKQEPGEKSFLDVLDAIDFDEKENGGEVDEKNIDIAPSAVPPVFSAPPEVMTEDDSQFFEKITCIEDLCKFE; from the coding sequence ATGTGTTTACAACCGACAACGGACGTTGCCGTTGTCAACTCCGCGTTGTCACAGCGTCAGCACCACCACAGCAGCGAGAGGGAGAGGAACCCCATTTTATCCATCGATATCCTGGGTCTCTGCGCGGACGAATTGTATCCCCCAGACCAGGAAAAGCAAGAGCTCCCTTCAGAGGAGGGACCTTCGCCAGGAGAGCCCGATCGAAAACAGGAGCCCGGGGAGAAGTCCTTCTTAGATGTCTTAGACGCGATCGACTTCGACGAGAAGGAAAACGGCGGGGAAGTGGACGAGAAGAACATTGACATTGCACCGTCGGCAGTTCCACCGGTATTCTCGGCCCCACCGGAAGTGATGACGGAAGACGACTCGCAATTCTTCGAAAAGATCACGTGCATCGAGGACCTGTGCAAGTTCGAGTAG